From a region of the Sesamum indicum cultivar Zhongzhi No. 13 linkage group LG3, S_indicum_v1.0, whole genome shotgun sequence genome:
- the LOC105158328 gene encoding deSI-like protein At4g17486 — MLCLKSSIEKGRGSVPVHLNVYDLTSMNGYAYWFGLGVYHSGVQVHGVEYAFGAHEHPTTGIFEGEPKQCDGFTFRKSILIGWTDMTPGEVRGVMEELAEKYRGDTYNLITKNCNHFCDDACIKLTGNPIPNWVNRLARIGLLCHCIIPVSLNATKVGHHKIEDKACAAVEKKQLRSRSHRYSSNSSTGSSTSSSCSPPLAATIGSRSRSPLPPSPPLILDSGTK, encoded by the exons ATGTTATGCTTGAAAAGTTCAATTGAAAAAGGGCGTGGATCAGTCCCTGTTCATCTCAATGTCTATGATCTTACCTCCATGAATGGCTATGCTTACTGGTTTGGACTTGGAGTCTACCATTCTGGCGTTCAAG TTCATGGAGTGGAGTATGCATTTGGAGCTCATGAGCATCCGACCACAGGGATTTTTGAGGGGGAGCCAAAGCAGTGTGATGGGTTCACATTCAGGAAGTCGATTCTGATTGGGTGGACGGACATGACTCCTGGAGAGGTGAGAGGAGTGATGGAGGAGCTGGCGGAGAAATACAGGGGAGATACCTATAATCTCATCACCAAGAACTGCAACCATTTCTGCGACGATGCCTGCATTAAGCTCACCGGTAATCCCATCCCCAACTGGGTTAATCGCCTCGCCAGGATAG GTTTGCTCTGCCACTGCATAATCCCAGTGAGCTTAAATGCCACAAAAGTTGGGCACCACAAGATTGAAGACAAGGCATGTGCAGCAGTGGAGAAGAAGCAGCTCAGGAGCCGCTCGCACCGGTACTCCTCTAACTCATCCACCGGTTCAtcaacttcttcttcttgttctccTCCGTTAGCAGCCACCATCGGCAGCCGTAGCAGAAGCCCCTTGCCGCCGTCTCCGCCTTTGATTCTTGATTCAGGTACAAAGTAG
- the LOC105158330 gene encoding nuclear pore complex protein NUP96 — protein MEVDVGIIKPIPVPLSQSKRRKISMGSADTALSWQLLPEVENSLPTVRSSDYYTKPCLSELAIREFMNPGYCSRVQDFVVGRVGYGHVKFTGETDVRCLDLESIVKFNRCEVVVYEDDSSKPLVGQGLNKPAEVTLLLKAKSLNNLTEDHLREIVGKLKCKTESQGAEFLSFDPIQGEWKFLVQHFSRFGLGEEDEEDIPMDDVSAEVQEPAGMNCSEASDVDEETVSVNGTLLSHSLPAHLGLDPVRMKDLRMLLFSAKEDEVEDLSGMLSHDSPPFAKESSKSPLHHSSRKTVRKMNTPHIRKTPLALIEYHPGSFSSNSPGAILMAQQNKGLHLTAPKSEGFLLDLKDKTPLTGSHSRNIVDAALFMGRSFRVGWGPNGMLVHSGMPVGSADSGIVLSSVINVEKVAIDKVTRDESNKVRAELTDLCFSSPLNLHKDLDHETKKLELGTFGLKLQKLVCNRLTLPDICRRYIDIIERQLEVPTLSPASRILLMHQVLVWELIKVLFSSRKMGGQVKPVEDEEEDMIPDGRESCPDVDQEALPLIRRAEFSYWLQESVYHRVQEEVSSLDESSDLEHILLLLTGRQLDAAVELAASRGDVRLSCLLSEAGGSPANRADIAHQLDLWRKDGLDFSFIEEDRVRLLELLAGNIHRALQGVKIDWKRFLGLLMWYQLPPDISLPVVFNTYQKLLNEGNAPYPVPVYIDEGPIEDASNWVVNNHFDLAYYLMLLHARQENDFGALKTMFSAFASTNDPLDYHMIWHQRAVLEAIGTFSSNDLHVLDMAFVSQLLCLGQCHWAIYVVLHMPHREDYPYLQTAVIREILFQYCEVWSTQESQWEFIENLGIPSAWLHEALAIYFSYIGDLSKALDHFLECGNWQRAHSIFMISVAHSLFLSGKHSEIWRLATSMEDYKSEIEDWDLGAGIYISFYLLRSSMQEDSNTMTELDTLENKNDACSDFIGCLNKSLAVWSSKLSVDARVVYSKMAEEICSLLLSDSGEGSTGEAQLNCFDTVFRGPMPEDLRSYHLQDAVSLFTCYLSEIAQ, from the exons ATGGAAGTCGATGTAGGGATAATAAAACCCATTCCTGTTCCTCTGTCTCAgtccaaaagaagaaaaatttctATGGGTAGTGCAGACACTGCTCTTTCATGGCAGTTGTTGCCTGAAGTTGAAAATTCTTTACCAACAGTACGATCTTCTGATTACTATACAAAACCTTGCTTAAGCGAGTTGGCTATTCGAGAGTTTATGAATCCTGGTTATTGCAGCAGAGTCCAAGATTTTGTTGTTGGAAGGGTTGGATATGGACATGTAAAGTTTACTGGGGAGACAGACGTTAGATGCTTGGATTTGGAGAGTATCGTCAAGTTCAATAGATGTGAAGTTGTCGTATATGAAGATGACAGTTCCAAGCCCTTAGTTGGCCAGGGTCTTAACAAGCCAGCTGAAGTCACCTTACTACTTAAGGCAAAATCCTTGAATAATTTGACTGAGGATCACTTGAGAGAAATTGTGGGTAAGTTGAAGTGCAAGACAGAGAGTCAAGGGGCagaatttctttcatttgatcCAATTCAAGGTGAATGGAAATTTTTGGTGCAGCATTTTAGCAGATTTGGCCTGggtgaagaagatgaagaggaTATTCCGATGGATGACGTGTCTGCGGAAGTTCAAGAGCCTGCAGGCATGAATTGTAGTGAGGCATCAGATGTTGATGAAGAAACTGTTTCAGTGAATGGGACTCTACTTTCACATTCTCTTCCTGCTCATCTTGGTCTTGATCCTGTGAGGATGAAAGATTTGAGGATGTTGTTGTTTTCTGCCAAGGAAGATGAGGTAGAGGATCTCAGCGGCATGCTTTCACATGACAGTCCACCTTTTGCCAAAGAATCTTCTAAATCTCCATTACATCATTCCTCTAGAAAGACAGTTCGCAAGATGAATACCCCTCATATTCGCAAGACTCCATTAGCTTTGATAGAATATCATCCTGGAAGTTTCAGCTCTAACTCCCCTGGAGCCATTTTGATGGCTCAACAAAATAAAGGTTTGCATCTAACAGCTCCAAAATCTGAAGGGTTTCTGCTGGACCTTAAGGACAAAACACCACTAACTGGAAGTCATTCACGTAATATAGTTGATGCAGCATTGTTCATGGGTAGATCTTTTCGAGTAGGATGGGGCCCGAACGGTATGCTTGTTCATTCTGGAATGCCTGTTGGTAGTGCTGATTCTGGAATTGTATTATCCTCTGTGATCAATGTTGAAAAGGTGGCGATTGACAAAGTGACAAGAGATGAAAGCAATAAAGTTAGGGCGGAACTCACTGATTTATGTTTCAGCTCTCCCCTCAATCTTCACAAGGATTTAGatcatgaaacaaaaaaacttgAACTGGGAACCTTTGGATTGAAGCTTCAAAAGCTTGTCTGTAATCGCCTGACTCTTCCTGATATTTGTCGGAGATACATAGACATCATTGAGAGGCAACTAGAGGTACCTACTTTGTCACCTGCTTCTCGTATTTTGTTGATGCACCAAGTACTGGTTTGGGAATTAATTAAGGTTCTCTTTTCCTCGAGGAAAATGGGTGGGCAAGTGAAGCCTGTGGAAGATGAGGAGGAGGATATGATACCAGATGGGAGGGAAAGTTGTCCAGATGTTGACCAGGAAGCACTTCCACTTATTAGGCGAGCAGAATTCAGTTATTGGCTGCAAGAGAGTGTTTACCATCGTGTGCAAGAGGAAGTTAGTTCACTAGATGAGTCAAGTGATTTAGAACATATATTGTTGCTTCTCACTGGTCGGCAGCTGGATGCTGCTGTGGAACTAGCTGCTTCTAGAGGGGATGTAAGACTATCTTGTCTTTTGAGTGAGGCTGGTGGATCCCCAGCAAATCGTGCTGATATCGCTCATCAGCTTGATCTTTGGAGGAAAGATGGACtggattttagttttattgagGAGGATAGGGTCAGGCTTCTTGAATTACTTGCTGGCAACATTCATAGAGCCTTACAGGGTGTAAAAATTGACTGGAAGAGGTTCTTAGGACTGTTAATGTGGTATCAGCTTCCACCTGACATTTCATTGCCTGTTGTCTTTAACACCTATCAGAAGCTTCTTAATGAGGGAAATGCTCCATATCCCGTTCCAGTTTACATTGATGAAGGGCCAATAGAAGATGCGAGCAATTGGGTTGTTAACAATCATTTTGACCTTGCTTATTATCTTATGCTTCTCCATGCcagacaagaaaatgacttTGGAGCTTTGAAGACCATGTTCAGTGCCTTTGCCTCAACAAATGATCCACTTGACTATCACATGATATGGCATCAGCGTGCAGTTTTAGAGGCCATTGGCACTTTCAGTTCTAATGATCTTCATGTTTTGGACATGGCATTTGTTTCGCAGTTGCTCTGTCTTGGGCAATGTCATTGGGCCATCTATGTGGTGCTTCATATGCCACATCGTGAAGATTATCCTTATCTGCAAACTGCTGTTATAAGGGAAATCCTCTTCCAATATTGTGAAGTTTGGAGTACTCAGGAATCACAATGGGAGTTCATTGAAAATCTAGGCATTCCTTCGGCATGGTTGCATGAAGCTTTG GCAATATATTTCAGTTACATTGGTGACCTCTCAAAAGCTTTGGATCACTTTCTTGAATGTGGAAACTGGCAGAGAGCCCACTCGATATTCATGATTTCAGTTGCTCATTCTCTGTTTTTGTCAG GAAAACATTCAGAGATATGGAGGCTTGCAACTTCAATGGAGGACTATAAGTCAGAAATTGAAGATTGGGACCTTGGTGCGggaatttatatttcattttatttattaagaagTTCCATGCAGGAAGACAGCAACACCATGACTGAACTG GACACTCTTGAGAACAAAAATGATGCTTGTTCAGACTTTATTGGTTGCCTAAACAAGTCTTTGGCAGTTTGGAGCAGCAAATTATCAGTTGATGCAAg AGTCGTGTACTCAAAGATGGCAGAAGAGATCTGTAGTCTGCTTCTTTCCGACAGCGGTGAAGGTTCAACAGGCGAGGCTCAGCTAAACTGCTTTGACACTGTTTTCCGTGGGCCTATGCCCGAGGACCTCCGGTCATACCATTTGCAGGATGCTGTCTCACTTTTTACATGTTATCTTTCAGAGATAGCACAGTAA
- the LOC105158326 gene encoding uncharacterized protein At2g39795, mitochondrial, with the protein MAHRLVRGLRGAVRNLILLRQQSEPTNQFLKSSTRNYVSEMRNSAFEANILRLIRNEIQYELDHSPPAEPVPEFNSFMVDERPGEQWIRLSRKFGENEEIKIEVTMFDGSVPVKKDDDTEDEKLHVTLIVDVFKGEDTDVLEFVCSAWPDSIEIRKVFTRGHDGIKDQPYMGPEFKALDDELQDSLYDFLEERGIDDKLAEFLHRYMMNKDKNEYLRWMKNLKSCIQKK; encoded by the exons ATGGCTCATCGTTTGGTACGAGGATTACGAGGAGCTGTGAGAAATCTGATCCTTCTTCGACAGCAATCGGAACCCACCAATCAATTTCTCAAATCCTCAACCAGAAACTATGTGTCGGAGATGCGGAACTCGGCGTTCGAGGCCAATATTCTCCGCCTTATTCGAAACGAAATCCAGTACGAGCTCGATCATTCGCCTCCAGCTGAG CCTGTGCCAGAATTCAATTCATTCATGGTTGATGAACGCCCTGGGGAACAGTGGATCCGATTAAGCAGGAAATTTGGAGAGAACGAGGAGATCAAAATTGAAGTGACTATGTTTGATGGATCTGTTCCCGTTAAAAAGGATGACGACACAGAGGATGAGAAGCTTCATGTTACTTTGATAGTTGATGTCTTTAAGGGGGAAGACACTGATGTATTGGAGTTTGTTTGCTCTGCATGGCCAGATAGCATTGAGATTCGCAAAGTATTTACGCGTGGGCATGATGGAATAAAAGATCAGCCTTACATGGGGCCCGAGTTCAA GGCCCTAGATGATGAACTACAGGATTCCCTCTATGATTTCTTAGAGGAAAGGGGTATAGACGATAAGCTGGCTGAATTTTTGCATCGGTATATGATGAACaaggataaaaatgagtaCCTACGGTGGATGAAAAATCTCAAATCTTGTATCCAgaagaaatag
- the LOC105158325 gene encoding zinc finger protein 1, translated as MEPPRLDPCSHSESSSTNSPSSSTCLINNSAKNKSSMLVNYPIPMEEQVQEQEQIENPDLVLDLTLSRKDLDRNSKPELALFQTNPPASTESENRVFSCNYCNRKFYSSQALGGHQNAHKRERTIARRGQRIAGTSFGHHDAAVHRYSSIASLPLHGSFNRSLGIQGRQESLLISSRR; from the exons ATGGAGCCACCAAGATTAGATCCATGCAGTCATTCTGAGAGTTCAAGCACCAattcaccatcatcatcaacatgcCTCATCAACAACTCAGCCAAGAACAAGTCATCGATGCTAGTTAATTACCCTATTCCTATGGAAGAACAAGTTCAAGAACAAGAGCAAATCGAGAACCCTGATCTTGTATTGGATCTAACCCTCTCGAGAAAAGATTTGGATCGGAATTCCAAGCCGGAACTCGCGCTTTTCCAGACAAATCCACCGGCCAGTACTGAATCGGAAAACCGTGTTTTCTCATGCAACTACTGTAACAGGAAGTTTTACAGCTCGCAGGCTCTAGGGGGCCATCAGAACGCCCACAAGCGGGAGCGGACGATCGCGCGGCGAGGCCAGCGCATTGCCGGCACGTCATTCGGCCACCATGATGCGGCGGTGCACCGCTACTCGAGCATTGCTTCTCTCCCTCTGCATGGATCCTTCAACCGGTCTCTTGGAATTCAG GGCCGCCAAGAAAGCCTCTTGATCAGCAGCCGGCGGTAG